GGTGGCAGAGCCAGTGATACCAATAACCAGATAACCAACAGAGGCGATAGCTGCTACGGTTAATGCGTACGGTAGCTGAGTGGTAACGTGATCAATGTGGTGACAACCGGCGCCGGTACCAGACAACACGGTGGTGTCGGAGATAGGCGAACAGTGATCGCCAAATACTGCACCGGCTAGAACAGCAGCCATCAACGGCAATAGCATTGCTACGTCAGCGGCCAAGGCAACGTCGGCTGCAATTGGCAGCATGATGGCAAAGGTACCCCAACTTGAGCCGGTAGAGAATGCGGTAACACCAGCCAAGACGAAGATAAGCAATGGCAGCAACCACATTGGCATGCTGGTTTGTACCAGTGACGCTAAGTACTTACCGGTTTCCAAGTCACCAATTACGCCAGCGATGGTCCATGCGAACAGCAGAATATAAACCGCTTCTTTCATCGACGCTGCGCCGCTAAACAGGGCTTTCGCTACGGTAGCAGCAGCTAGGCGCTGGTAGAAGACCACACCGAAGGCAACCGTTAAGCTCACCAAAGAGGCATTAAATAGCGCCATAGTAGTGTCGGTGTTTTCCAGCGCGCCCATTACGGTAAATGGCGTATCGCCAAGGTTGGCAGCACCAGAGGCCAACATAAAGTAAACCGAGGCAACAACCAGTGACAGAATAGGCAGGAACAACCCCCAAACCGAGCCGTTGTCTGCTTCTTGCAAATCATTATCTACGCCTGGTGGATTGCCTTTGCTGGTATCCCACAGTTCGCCGGTAGCTTCAGTACGGGCAACGGCAGCACGCATTGGCCCAAACTGGATGTCAAAGATGATTACGCAGAACAGGGTCGCCAGAGCAAAAATGGCGTACAGGTTCATCGGGATCATCTCAAGGAAGGCGTTCAATGGACCAATATCGGTTATCTCTCGGGCGGCAAATACGGTACCAATCAAGCCAACGATGTAGGCGCCCCATGAGGAGATAGGAGCCATGACACATACCGGAGCCGCAGTGGAATCGACACCGTAAGACAGCTCTTCACGCGAAACCTTATGATCGTCCGCTACTGGCTTGGCAACCGAACCAACAGACAGAGTATTAAAGTAATCATCAATAAAGATAATCATGCCCAGAGCCATAGTCATTAAACGGGCGTGACGCTTGGTTTTAATGCGACGGCGAGCCCACAGAGCAAAGGCACGAGCGGCACCAGAGACGTTAATAAGCGCGATGGTCATACCTAATACCAACAAGAAGCCTAATAATGGCACGTTCCAGGTATCGATACCGTCTTCACCCCAGAATAACCCTTGAACTCGGCCAGCCAGATCGCTGAGCGCTTCCATTGGGGCGAAACCGGTGTGCATTAAAATGCCGACAATGATGCCTAAGCCAAGAGAGAGTAATACTTTGCGGGTAACCACAGCCATAGCAATGGCAACCAGTGGTGGCAGTAGAGCAAAAATCGTGTTGTTAAATTCGTATGAAACCATCTTTATTCTTCATTATTTAAGATGGAGGCACTGAGATCGCCGCAACTAGATGTTGTCGACTGAGGAGAAAAACAAAGAGAATTCTTGTTTCGCCGTTCTTTCAGTAGCGCTCCATAGTTACGGTAAACCTGTCTCTCGACAGAGATAACTATGGCAGTGTTGTACCTATTTGATACAACCCCAGCAGAATGGGATGACGCCCTATTCGCTTCGGCACTGACTCCTTTGGCCCAATATCAACGGTTGTCGACCTTCATTGGGTTACTGATAGGCAGTGCGCCTCTACACAAGTACGTTTTACTTGGTTTGTTACTTAGCGGGTAACGGCGGCATTCAACCATAGCAAACAGCTGTTTGCCTTGAAGATAACGCCATTGTGTGACCGATGTCTCGAACTTTATATGCTTGCGAGCAACTCTGGTAAAACTTTGTCCAACTCACCGGTTAAAGCGTAATCAGCCAGTTGCATCAGCGGTGCGTCTGCATCTTGGTTCACCGCTATCACGGTTTTTGCTTGTTTTATCCCCGCCATATGCTGAGTGGCACCAGAAATGCCTAAACCGATGTAGCGCTCTGGTGCAATTAACTGTCCAGTTTGGCCAACCTGCAGCTCACTCGGCAACCAACCAGAATCGATTACCGGTCGGGTGCCACCAATCGCGGCTTCGAGCTTGTCGGCGAGGGCTTCAACCAATGGCCACAGCTGTTCAGTACAGGCCCCGCGCCCCACGGCAATAACCGTTTTGGCTTCGGTTAATTGTGGCCGCATAGACTGGGACGGTTCAATGGTGCGTTCTACTAATGGAGTTAACTCCGCCACCGATAACCGTTGGTAATCTTTGGCAATGTCACCGGATACGGGGCTAAACCCCTGTGGGCGCACTGTAAATAGTACCGAACTGCCATCACCAACGATGCTTTGCTCAATCGCGCCAGCCCAGCTAGGTCGCGACCATTGCTGCGGCCCTGCAATTGCAGTGACTTCTGAAATCATCGGTAGATCTAGCTGCGCCGCCAGCCTTGGCATCAAATCTCGGCCCCAGTGATCGGTACCAGCGACAATGTGGCTACGCTTTTGGCAATAAGGCAACAACAGCTCACTCAACACCTCTGGGCCTGCCTCAGCTGCAACCGGTAATAACAGCACTTCACCATGTAACGGTTGAATAGGTAACCGATCCGCATCCAGTCCGCACACAATCACATCGAACCCTTGATTGAGTTTGGCTGTTGCCGCCAATAAGCGAGCCCATTCATTGTGATTGTGGCGGTGTAAAATCAACAGCGCGTTCATGCCAACTCTCCTTGCAGCAATACTGTCGCCAATGCCTGAGTGTCGGCTAACTGCTGTCCCAGCCGAACCACTTGATGTCTTTGCTGGGCGACAACCTCAACTGAACCAGACGAAACCACGGCCG
The genomic region above belongs to Ferrimonas lipolytica and contains:
- a CDS encoding Na+/H+ antiporter NhaC family protein; this translates as MVSYEFNNTIFALLPPLVAIAMAVVTRKVLLSLGLGIIVGILMHTGFAPMEALSDLAGRVQGLFWGEDGIDTWNVPLLGFLLVLGMTIALINVSGAARAFALWARRRIKTKRHARLMTMALGMIIFIDDYFNTLSVGSVAKPVADDHKVSREELSYGVDSTAAPVCVMAPISSWGAYIVGLIGTVFAAREITDIGPLNAFLEMIPMNLYAIFALATLFCVIIFDIQFGPMRAAVARTEATGELWDTSKGNPPGVDNDLQEADNGSVWGLFLPILSLVVASVYFMLASGAANLGDTPFTVMGALENTDTTMALFNASLVSLTVAFGVVFYQRLAAATVAKALFSGAASMKEAVYILLFAWTIAGVIGDLETGKYLASLVQTSMPMWLLPLLIFVLAGVTAFSTGSSWGTFAIMLPIAADVALAADVAMLLPLMAAVLAGAVFGDHCSPISDTTVLSGTGAGCHHIDHVTTQLPYALTVAAIASVGYLVIGITGSATFGFAASTVALFVAITALRRIAQ
- a CDS encoding electron transfer flavoprotein subunit alpha/FixB family protein; this translates as MNALLILHRHNHNEWARLLAATAKLNQGFDVIVCGLDADRLPIQPLHGEVLLLPVAAEAGPEVLSELLLPYCQKRSHIVAGTDHWGRDLMPRLAAQLDLPMISEVTAIAGPQQWSRPSWAGAIEQSIVGDGSSVLFTVRPQGFSPVSGDIAKDYQRLSVAELTPLVERTIEPSQSMRPQLTEAKTVIAVGRGACTEQLWPLVEALADKLEAAIGGTRPVIDSGWLPSELQVGQTGQLIAPERYIGLGISGATQHMAGIKQAKTVIAVNQDADAPLMQLADYALTGELDKVLPELLASI